One region of Natronobacterium texcoconense genomic DNA includes:
- a CDS encoding rhodopsin — protein sequence MSVAYGFMSAEWLTVTTTGRTESVARFLGYTVSWSAVCFVLGAIVDADRRTTLALIGFVLAAPWATLASWIFDGTAGTVASVALLVSIGGVAYVLLGPLSTVAETVSGERSLLYEKVKNLVLLVFAGLILTGAVSEQNLGLTGAFVGQTVATYLDLIWLAGFGAIVLRYGDVLEAEEVPSPLAAVTSDGRSA from the coding sequence ATGAGCGTGGCCTACGGATTCATGTCCGCAGAGTGGCTGACGGTCACGACCACCGGCCGGACGGAATCCGTCGCCAGGTTCCTCGGATACACGGTCAGCTGGTCGGCCGTCTGTTTCGTTCTCGGTGCAATCGTCGACGCCGACCGGCGGACGACGCTTGCGCTTATCGGATTCGTCCTCGCCGCGCCCTGGGCGACCCTCGCAAGCTGGATTTTCGACGGAACGGCCGGAACAGTCGCCTCCGTTGCTCTCCTCGTCTCCATCGGCGGGGTGGCGTACGTCTTGCTGGGGCCGCTCTCGACCGTCGCCGAGACCGTCTCCGGAGAGCGATCCCTGCTGTACGAGAAAGTGAAGAACCTGGTGCTACTCGTCTTCGCAGGCCTGATCCTGACCGGTGCGGTTTCCGAACAGAACCTCGGTCTGACGGGGGCCTTCGTCGGTCAGACGGTCGCGACGTACCTCGACCTGATCTGGCTCGCCGGGTTCGGCGCAATCGTGCTCCGATACGGCGACGTACTCGAGGCCGAAGAGGTTCCGTCGCCACTCGCGGCTGTCACGAGTGACGGCCGTTCCGCCTGA